In Miscanthus floridulus cultivar M001 unplaced genomic scaffold, ASM1932011v1 fs_737_9_10, whole genome shotgun sequence, one DNA window encodes the following:
- the LOC136532915 gene encoding ethylene-responsive transcription factor 7-like, giving the protein MQQMEWDMRGGGHGGAVGDGGGPGRRGLAVGGVAVGGGDQHHHQRVEAAHYRGVRKRPWGRYAAEIRDPWRKTRVWLGTYDTPVEAAMAYDRAALALRGTKARTNFTSGRAGATPVQARPLPLSHPAALAAPAGHYGGLDVTHSSPWHVVYLPPRLHHQAVVAPPMPPLVAVAGDVVASSLPSTALELRTGPKALPFDLNEPASLLFGSRSP; this is encoded by the coding sequence atgcagcagatGGAGTGGGACATGAGAGGAGGAGGGCACGGTGGCGCTGTCGGGGACGGTGGTGGGCCGGGACGACGCGGCCTCGCTGTCGGAGGCGTTGCTGTCGGGGGCGGggaccagcaccaccaccagcgcGTGGAGGCGGCGCACTATCGCGGCGTGCGGAAGCGGCCGTGGGGCCGGTACGCGGCGGAGATCCGCGACCCCTGGAGGAAGACGCGCGTGTGGCTGGGCACCTACGACACGCCCGTCGAGGCCGCCATGGCCTACGACCGCGCCGCCCTCGCGCTGCGCGGCACCAAGGCCAGGACCAACTTCACCTCCGGGCGCGCCGGCGCCACGCCCGTCCAGGCTCGCCCGCTCCCGCTCTCGCACCCGGCGGCGCTGGCGGCGCCCGCCGGCCACTACGGTGGGCTCGACGTCACCCACTCCTCTCCCTGGCACGTCGTCTACCTCCCGCCCAGGCTGCACCACCAAGCCGTGGTGGCACCGCCGATGCCGCCCCTCGTGGCAGTTGCGGGGGACGTCGTCGCCTCGTCGCTGCCGTCCACGGCGCTGGAGCTCCGGACGGGGCCCAAGGCCCTCCCGTTCGACCTCAACGAGCCGGCGTCGCTGCTGTTCGGTTCGCGATCTCCATGA